The Vibrio toranzoniae sequence AACCGCTGGCAGTTTAGCCGGGCTATCAACGTACAGAACTGTTTTATCTGTTTTTACAACTTCATACACTACGGTTGGAGCCGTTGTGATGAGGTCTAGGTCGTATTCACGCTCTAGACGCTCTTGGATGATCTCCATGTGAAGCATTCCTAAGAAGCCACAACGGAAACCAAAGCCAAGTGCTGCTGAACTTTCTGGTTCGTAGAACAGTGATGCATCATTTAGGCTTAGTTTGCCTAGTGCGTCACGGAAGTTTTCGTAGTCATCAGATGAAACAGGGAACAGGCCTGCATATACCTGAGGCTTCACTTTTTGGAATCCAGGTAGACGTTCAGTACAGCCGCCTTTAGCAAGCGTCAAGGTATCACCAACAGGCGCACCTAGAATGTCTTTAATGCCACAAACAACCCAACCTACCTCGCCAGTATTCAGCTCAGTGGTGTCGATTCGCTTAGGAGTGAAGATACCTAGACGGTCAACTCCCCAAACTTGGTCTGTCGACATGACTTTAATCTTGTCATTCTTCTTCAGCTTACCGTTTTTGATACGTACCAAAGAAACTACGCCAAGGTAGTTATCGAACCAAGAGTCAATAATAAGGGCTTGTAGAGGCGCATCTGGATCACCTTCCGGTGGTGGAATAGCCGTTACGATGTTTTCTAGAACATCGTCAACACCTACCCCTGTTTTCGCAGAACAGCGAGTCGCTTCCATAGCATCGATGCCAACGATCTCTTCGATTTCTTCAGCAACACGTTCTGGTTCAGCAGCGGGTAGGTCAATCTTGTTCAAGATTGGCACCACTTCCAGCTCCATTTCGATTGCTGTGTAACAGTTTGCTAGAGTTTGTGCTTCAACACCTTGGCCAGCATCTACTACAAGTAGCGCGCCTTCACAAGCCGCTAGAGAGCGGGATACTTCATAAGAAAAGTCTACGTGTCCAGGGGTGTCGATAAAGTTAAGTTGGTAAGTTTCTCCATCTTTAGCTTTATAATCTAAAGTCACACTCTGCGCTTTAATTGTAATACCACGTTCGCGTTCTATATCCATAGAATCGAGGACTTGAGCTGCCATCTCACGTGCACTTAATCCTCCACAAACTTGGATTAAGCGGTCAGAAAGGGTCGACTTACCGTGGTCGATGTGGGCGATAATCGAAAAATTACGAATGTGCTTCATAGGCTTGGTATGACTAAACTCTTTGTATAGGGATAATAAGAAAGCCGCTATGCTTCCAACCTAATATTAGCATTGGTGGCGGCATTTCAATCAAGTTGGCAGATTCTACCCAATTTAAGGGCAAGACGCATCATAAATTAGACGAGAGACTCACCTAGAATTCGAATCAAGACGACTTCTTGCTTGGATTTGTCTTCCATTGGTTTGGCTAACCGCTTCGCCAAGGCAATACCAGCAGTGGTAAATAGTGCAGCACAGAGTATAACAACCCCTTCGCCCCCTTGGAGCAAGGGCTGTAACAAGAGTTGTCCAAAGCCAGCACCAATCATCAACATGAAAAGTGGGACGAGGTAAACAATAGCCGCCGACTGAAGCAGACTTTTTTCTGGGAAGCCAATCTCTACAATTTGTCCGGCTTTAACAAGGCTTTTGGTTTTAAACTGCCAAAACAAAGCTTTATTACCAACGGCCTTGGTGACAATACCGGTTCCGCAGCTTTTTTGAGAAGAGCAACTACTGCAACTGGTTTGCTGTTCGCAGCTCAGTTGAACAAAATATTGCTTACCTTTTTGCTCGACTGAGCTAACGGTCGCCAACGCGGTCATCATTGCACTGGTACCGAGTTATTGAACGTGACTGATTGAGCGATACGCTTAGCCGTTGCAGGCGGAATATCGCCGACTACAGATACTTCCCTGTTGCCCATCACTAAACTATGTAAGGTTCTGCGCCCTTGACGTACCAATTGCCCTTTCAATGAGTGCTCATCTTTTTCGGCGATATACACCGAAAAACTAAACAACCCATCACTGAAAAGTTGACTCTCAACCATTTTTTCGGTCACCGCCATTTGATAACGGCTAAGCTCTTTTGACTTAAATCCTTCAGGAATCCAAGAAGCTTGCCAGTTAGTTTCAC is a genomic window containing:
- the lepA gene encoding translation elongation factor 4, yielding MKHIRNFSIIAHIDHGKSTLSDRLIQVCGGLSAREMAAQVLDSMDIERERGITIKAQSVTLDYKAKDGETYQLNFIDTPGHVDFSYEVSRSLAACEGALLVVDAGQGVEAQTLANCYTAIEMELEVVPILNKIDLPAAEPERVAEEIEEIVGIDAMEATRCSAKTGVGVDDVLENIVTAIPPPEGDPDAPLQALIIDSWFDNYLGVVSLVRIKNGKLKKNDKIKVMSTDQVWGVDRLGIFTPKRIDTTELNTGEVGWVVCGIKDILGAPVGDTLTLAKGGCTERLPGFQKVKPQVYAGLFPVSSDDYENFRDALGKLSLNDASLFYEPESSAALGFGFRCGFLGMLHMEIIQERLEREYDLDLITTAPTVVYEVVKTDKTVLYVDSPAKLPAVNDLEEIREPIARCNILVPSDYLGNVITLCVEKRGVQVDMVYHGNQVAVTYDLPMAEVVLDFFDRLKSTSRGYASLDYNFQRYEPSNMVRVDVLLNGETVDALAIITHKDIAQSRGRLLVEKMKEFIPRQMFDIAIQAAIGNHIIARSTVKQLRKNVIAKCYGGDISRKKKLLKKQKEGKKRMKQIGNVELPQEAFLAILHVGKD
- a CDS encoding SoxR reducing system RseC family protein, yielding MMTALATVSSVEQKGKQYFVQLSCEQQTSCSSCSSQKSCGTGIVTKAVGNKALFWQFKTKSLVKAGQIVEIGFPEKSLLQSAAIVYLVPLFMLMIGAGFGQLLLQPLLQGGEGVVILCAALFTTAGIALAKRLAKPMEDKSKQEVVLIRILGESLV